A region of Procambarus clarkii isolate CNS0578487 chromosome 22, FALCON_Pclarkii_2.0, whole genome shotgun sequence DNA encodes the following proteins:
- the LOC138367618 gene encoding uncharacterized protein, with the protein MLNPMLLNRRTPETLSRSVYLPVTVVPGQYIFVTVVPGQYIFVTVVPGQYIFVTVVPGQYIFVTVVPGQYIFPSPLFQVSISSRHRCSRSVYLPVTVVPGQYIFVTVVPGQYIFVTVVPGQYIFVTVVPGQYIFVTVVPGQYIFVTVVPGQYIFPSPLFQVSISSRHRCSRSVYLPVTVVPGQYIFVTVVPGQYIFVTVVPGQYIFVTVVPGQAVPVYSNRSRLPQPFPSTPTVPVYPNRSRLPQPFPSTPTVPVYPNRSRLPQPFPSTPTVPVYPNRSRLPQPFPSTPAVPVYPSRSRLPQPFPSTPTVPVYPNRSRLPQPFPSTPAVPVDGISNLVNTFSFFGGVCL; encoded by the exons ATGCTGAACCCAATGCTGCTcaatagaagaactcccgagaccctctccag GTCAGTATATCTTCCCGTCACCGTTGTTCCAGGTCAGTATATCTTTGTCACCGTTGTTCCAGGTCAGTATATCTTTGTCACCGTTGTTCCAGGTCAGTATATCTTCGTCACCGTTGTTCCAGGTCAGTATATCTTCGTCACCGTTGTTCCAG GTCAGTATATCTTCCCGTCACCGTTGTTCCAGGTCAGTATATCTTCCCGTCACCGTTGTTCCAGGTCAGTATATCTTCCCGTCACCGTTGTTCCAGGTCAGTATATCTTTGTCACCGTTGTTCCAGGTCAGTATATCTTTGTCACCGTTGTTCCAGGTCAGTATATCTTTGTCACCGTTGTTCCAGGTCAGTATATCTTCGTCACCGTTGTTCCAGGTCAGTATATCTTCGTCACCGTTGTTCCAG GTCAGTATATCTTCCCGTCACCGTTGTTCCAGGTCAGTATATCTTCCCGTCACCGTTGTTCCAGGTCAGTATATCTTCCCGTCACCGTTGTTCCAGGTCAGTATATCTTTGTCACCGTTGTTCCAGGTCAGTATATCTTTGTCACCGTTGTTCCAGGTCAGTATATCTTTGTCACCGTTGTACCAGGTCAGGCCGTTCCCGTCTACTCCAACCGTTCCCGTCTACCCCAACCGTTCCCGTCTACCCCAACCGTTCCCGTCTACCCCAACCGTTCCCGTCTACCCCAGCCGTTCCCGTCTACCCCAACCGTTCCCGTCTACCCCAACCGTTCCCGTCTACCCCAACCGTTCCCGTCTACCCCAACCGTTCCCGTCTACCCCAACCGTTCCCGTCTACCCCAACCGTTCCCGTCTACCCCAGCCGTTCCCGTCTACCCCAGCCGTTCCCGTCTACCCCAACCGTTCCCGTCTACCCCAACCGTTCCCGTCTACCCCAACCGTTCCCGTCTACCCCAACCGTTCCCGTCTACCCCAGCCGTTCCCGTCGACGGCATCTCAAATTTAGTCAACACATTCTCCTTTTTTGGCGGAGTCTGTCTTTGA